A stretch of Haloarcula halophila DNA encodes these proteins:
- a CDS encoding helicase-related protein — protein MADLQTYSWDSIYESQPSTSGSHLVDEFYVPALERSVRYDRVAGYFSSSALAVAARGVHALVENDGEMRLIVGAELYETDRPVLEALSDELSEGLDELDDERLDAQLQLLAQLLREERLTIKVAVPRRGDWGIFHPKVGVFHDDQENSLSFEGSVNETAGGWERNYERFKVHREWRDGQREYVEGDVDTFDRLWDNDHTYVEVYDLPEAIEEEIIHWKAPDSDTEVDTAIQIARGEAPPTERDKANIIADGSLAPGGLALAEEGSTITPWPHQRVVSDTLVNTYPNSFLLCDEVGLGKTIEAGLTLSRLGLTDDLDTGLLLVPASLRIQWQEELWEKFNINAYRFDRGSGNQYVFHDVFGREHAPPSAASLDLDADERSKAWVESPIWRFLHDQQSDDQTDGPSIVIMSWHTARLDDRWDQVAPRDEGDVRTRDDVPASARGRDTTRREGVWDAVIIDEAHNARSGSKFYTLLERLREHTQTYYLLTATPMQLHAGELYDLMALLDLPGEWDRKDQFVEFFETRQALNQALKEQVESGGGSSGGSWSAQATLDEQRYQDRLPNERRLSDRVFDAVAEKLEINDEQHARGIAKQRVLEACNLASNYGDQYDGYVDRFETAVQEYNVDPFEANEDEKLKYLLYPDWKAEEEWLTYSRNDQLSALDDLSEAGWRVVRDVLADSTPVDALIHRNTRDTLRKYEKVGLLDETVPNRNPEQRKIELTDETRDVYDRIDEYTSKFYKLAQQSDEAETRAIGFVMTTYRQRLTSSVYAISQSLQTRLETLRAQRTVLKGKQRAANPDRSQGKSSQTLFESLSEYELDDLDTIDEVSGDLEDADLAEIIPNVTDQGINLLEQEIKELESFVNDLKRIDEDPKVSQLISDLGKLDREGHNRVIIFTQYTDTMDFIRNSLTSIHGATVATYSGRGGEMYDLDSEGWTTVGKERVKREFADDDGQVDILVCTDSASEGLNLQECGALINYDLPWNPMRVEQRIGRIDRIGQRYDEVTILNYSYENTVETDIYDRLDDRIGLFENVVGDMQPILSGVSKQIRDATLNADSDDRQETVKKADEQLSRDIEHQKEDDRVDVGESLDDVDELVTQDVLDEAKLDAWQSYSHPDLVDVGEEEYEYQPPFETPSLQSVLVDNDALAEAGVEFTPVHEIDFEYDDGDFDFADSTYRLSVGDAPIEVPSVDGEQTIAEAIATGADEVAVTFSAVCADEFPSVQHLAPGHPLLGHLLTVLQDVSEDTSRLQQRIVTRPDQDQEPVVCAWGRDGVFTRIAGDGTVTENGPMDSLPTWCDQFLDNREKSTKQPQ, from the coding sequence ATGGCTGACCTTCAGACCTATTCTTGGGACTCGATTTACGAGAGCCAGCCTTCGACGAGCGGTTCTCATCTTGTTGATGAATTCTATGTTCCAGCCCTCGAACGAAGCGTTCGCTACGACCGAGTAGCAGGATACTTCTCTAGCAGTGCTCTCGCCGTTGCAGCTCGCGGTGTCCACGCACTCGTGGAAAACGATGGGGAGATGCGACTCATCGTCGGCGCTGAACTCTACGAGACTGACCGTCCTGTTCTGGAAGCGCTCTCCGACGAACTCAGCGAGGGCCTTGACGAACTCGACGACGAACGGCTCGACGCGCAGCTCCAACTTCTCGCGCAACTGCTTCGGGAGGAACGACTCACGATCAAGGTCGCTGTGCCACGGCGAGGGGACTGGGGCATCTTCCACCCGAAGGTCGGCGTCTTCCATGACGACCAGGAGAACTCGCTGTCGTTTGAGGGCAGCGTCAACGAGACAGCCGGCGGCTGGGAGCGCAATTACGAGCGCTTCAAGGTCCACCGAGAGTGGCGCGATGGACAGCGGGAATACGTCGAAGGCGACGTCGACACGTTCGACCGTCTCTGGGACAACGATCACACCTACGTCGAAGTCTACGACCTCCCCGAGGCCATCGAAGAGGAGATTATCCACTGGAAGGCTCCCGACTCCGATACTGAGGTCGACACCGCCATCCAGATTGCACGCGGCGAGGCACCCCCGACCGAGCGCGACAAAGCAAACATTATCGCTGACGGCTCGCTCGCACCCGGCGGATTGGCTCTTGCTGAAGAGGGTAGTACGATCACTCCTTGGCCCCACCAGCGCGTCGTCTCTGACACACTGGTCAACACCTACCCGAACAGTTTCCTCCTGTGTGACGAAGTCGGCCTCGGGAAGACGATCGAGGCTGGTCTGACGCTCTCTCGGCTTGGGTTAACAGACGATTTGGACACTGGTCTCCTTCTCGTCCCCGCAAGCCTGAGGATTCAGTGGCAAGAGGAGCTCTGGGAAAAGTTCAACATCAACGCCTACCGCTTCGATCGAGGGAGCGGAAATCAGTACGTCTTCCACGATGTATTCGGCCGTGAGCACGCGCCACCCTCTGCTGCAAGTCTCGACCTCGATGCCGACGAGCGGTCGAAAGCGTGGGTTGAGAGTCCAATTTGGCGGTTCCTCCATGACCAGCAGTCCGACGACCAAACCGACGGCCCATCGATCGTCATCATGTCGTGGCACACCGCCCGGCTTGATGACCGCTGGGATCAGGTCGCTCCCCGCGACGAAGGCGATGTACGTACTCGCGACGATGTCCCAGCGAGCGCACGCGGACGCGACACAACCCGTCGTGAGGGCGTCTGGGACGCCGTCATCATCGACGAGGCACACAACGCTCGCTCCGGAAGCAAGTTCTACACGCTCCTCGAGCGGCTTCGTGAACACACCCAGACGTACTACCTGTTGACCGCGACGCCGATGCAGCTGCACGCCGGCGAACTCTATGATTTGATGGCGTTACTGGACCTCCCTGGCGAGTGGGACCGGAAAGACCAGTTCGTCGAGTTCTTTGAGACTCGGCAGGCCCTCAATCAGGCGCTAAAAGAACAGGTCGAGAGCGGTGGAGGGTCCTCAGGGGGATCCTGGTCGGCCCAAGCCACCTTGGACGAACAGCGGTACCAGGATCGGCTCCCAAACGAACGAAGGCTCTCCGATAGGGTCTTCGACGCGGTCGCGGAGAAACTCGAGATCAACGATGAACAGCACGCACGCGGAATCGCGAAACAGCGTGTACTCGAAGCGTGCAATCTTGCTTCGAACTACGGGGATCAGTACGACGGGTACGTCGATCGGTTCGAAACGGCGGTACAGGAGTACAACGTCGACCCATTCGAAGCGAACGAAGACGAGAAGCTCAAATACCTCCTCTATCCGGATTGGAAGGCCGAGGAAGAGTGGCTCACCTACTCACGGAACGATCAACTCAGTGCCCTCGATGATCTCTCAGAGGCTGGCTGGCGAGTCGTTCGGGACGTTCTCGCGGATTCGACGCCCGTCGACGCCCTTATCCACCGGAATACGCGTGATACCCTGCGGAAGTACGAGAAAGTCGGACTACTGGATGAGACCGTTCCGAACAGAAACCCGGAGCAGCGGAAGATCGAACTGACAGACGAAACGCGAGACGTCTACGACCGCATCGACGAGTACACGAGCAAGTTCTACAAGCTCGCCCAGCAGTCCGATGAGGCCGAGACCAGGGCGATTGGCTTCGTGATGACTACCTACCGCCAGCGACTCACGAGCAGCGTTTACGCGATTTCACAGAGTCTGCAAACCCGCCTCGAAACCCTTCGAGCACAGCGAACCGTGCTGAAGGGGAAACAACGTGCCGCCAATCCCGACCGTTCTCAAGGTAAGTCCAGCCAAACCCTCTTCGAATCCCTCTCTGAGTACGAACTGGACGACCTCGATACGATTGACGAGGTCAGTGGTGACCTCGAAGACGCCGACCTCGCCGAGATTATCCCGAACGTCACCGACCAGGGAATCAATCTACTCGAACAGGAAATCAAAGAGCTGGAGTCGTTCGTTAATGATCTCAAGCGTATCGACGAAGACCCGAAGGTTAGTCAACTCATCAGCGACCTGGGGAAACTGGACCGTGAAGGACATAATCGAGTCATAATCTTCACCCAGTACACCGACACGATGGACTTCATCCGGAACAGCTTGACGTCTATCCACGGCGCAACGGTCGCAACGTACTCTGGTCGCGGTGGCGAGATGTATGACCTCGACAGCGAGGGCTGGACGACCGTTGGTAAAGAGCGTGTGAAGCGAGAGTTCGCTGACGACGACGGCCAGGTCGATATACTCGTATGTACTGACTCAGCCAGTGAAGGGCTGAACCTTCAGGAGTGTGGGGCCCTCATCAACTATGACCTCCCGTGGAACCCAATGCGGGTCGAACAGCGTATCGGGCGAATCGACCGTATCGGACAGCGGTATGACGAGGTCACGATTCTCAACTACAGTTACGAAAATACTGTTGAGACAGACATCTACGACCGCCTCGACGACCGGATCGGTCTATTCGAGAACGTGGTGGGCGATATGCAACCCATCCTCTCGGGTGTGAGCAAACAGATACGAGACGCCACCTTGAACGCCGATTCTGACGACCGTCAGGAGACGGTTAAAAAAGCGGATGAACAGCTATCAAGGGATATCGAGCACCAGAAGGAGGACGACCGTGTCGACGTCGGCGAGTCCCTTGATGACGTTGACGAGCTTGTAACACAGGATGTCCTCGACGAAGCAAAACTTGATGCGTGGCAGTCCTACAGTCACCCGGATCTCGTCGACGTCGGCGAGGAGGAGTACGAGTACCAACCCCCGTTCGAGACACCGAGTCTTCAGTCAGTATTGGTCGATAACGATGCGCTTGCTGAGGCCGGTGTTGAATTCACCCCGGTTCACGAGATTGACTTCGAGTACGATGACGGGGACTTCGATTTTGCGGACAGTACATATCGCCTCTCAGTAGGTGATGCACCGATTGAGGTCCCATCCGTGGATGGGGAACAGACGATTGCAGAGGCTATTGCGACTGGTGCTGACGAGGTGGCGGTGACGTTCTCTGCTGTATGTGCTGACGAGTTCCCATCGGTTCAGCATCTTGCACCAGGCCATCCACTTCTAGGACACCTCCTCACAGTACTGCAGGATGTGAGTGAGGATACGTCGCGACTCCAACAGCGGATCGTGACTCGACCCGATCAAGACCAAGAGCCAGTCGTGTGTGCGTGGGGGCGAGACGGCGTGTTTACTCGGATTGCAGGCGATGGGACTGTGACTGAAAATGGACCGATGGATTCCCTTCCGACGTGGTGTGACCAATTCCTCGACAACCGAGAGAAGTCAACAAAGCAGCCACAGTAG
- a CDS encoding DUF262 domain-containing protein — MSNEADDLYDKYIDYDGRDLDTRNVGDGKVVRPITAENFEMEKRTLGEVLTDQKFNVPEYQRLYSWKNIHHEQYWSDIEQFVNADLVADRREVSDVFFSSMYFAVNDDKQVYEVIDGQQRLTTTHLLLRVLMEHLEDVDPVSIEDDTIAEFRDYGIGRITGILYVEEAFGKREPRLTLNKHDAEFFKALMMGPSAQVNYLKNEADFSIHGNNSDAVQVSECLDRFGTTEDELANLDTDSLSSGAFFKLYRSHRRLLNAYEFYDLKISNVVADAETPDETVRALVNILNYVYNSYHVGEYLIREAESDFRMQIFEILNDRGVDLTKIDRIRAAVVNAFFDTDVKDEYVDKWEDIVVAFATDGDAIDDYLSIYLSIVDDGIDRIGDASAELTNAFDTRNIDSDVVPRLRNIDEAKAFLDYAHDLIDYYQDITTTELAAEDLELASHREQCQEILVRLNNQQMDQWRPFVLALYYHTNPESERDAAQFYRVLETIEKLNLRRLLISERPSIFREVFIETVEEFNLAPTADATPDSVYEASREYLITEMRSSTPTLFGDRFIDTVVQTQSWSTGTARLLFGKIAQDHFDDSSRAVERDLNMGNIHLEHVLPQTPVSDPEDPTWLREFFKLDSEPDIEIASEIERYIELVQRSDLDEEEERLKDNISEFITQGFIDDIGNFLLLRDSDNIGASNRPLAEKMTQYYTEIDGFASIYPNRYFTAEYGNVDREPLDKLREQHDGGDVSTVDADVVAYFNSFWTYESLQDRRVELLLDILTTLGFESFEDEFGIGSDQEEVRQEIREKTDQEFKKRLSVRSL, encoded by the coding sequence ATGTCGAACGAGGCTGACGATTTGTATGATAAGTACATCGACTACGATGGCAGAGATCTCGATACCCGGAATGTCGGTGATGGGAAAGTAGTTCGGCCGATTACGGCCGAGAACTTTGAGATGGAGAAACGGACTCTGGGGGAGGTTCTCACCGATCAGAAGTTCAACGTACCAGAGTACCAGCGACTGTACTCGTGGAAGAATATCCACCACGAACAGTATTGGTCGGACATCGAGCAGTTCGTTAATGCCGACCTGGTCGCTGACCGACGCGAGGTGTCGGACGTATTCTTCAGCTCGATGTACTTCGCAGTCAACGACGACAAACAGGTCTATGAGGTCATCGACGGTCAACAGCGGCTGACGACGACACACCTGTTGTTACGCGTCCTTATGGAGCACCTCGAGGACGTCGATCCAGTTTCTATCGAGGACGATACTATAGCAGAGTTCCGGGACTATGGGATCGGGCGAATCACCGGTATCCTGTATGTGGAGGAAGCGTTCGGGAAACGTGAGCCACGGCTCACGCTGAACAAACACGACGCTGAATTTTTCAAAGCCCTCATGATGGGGCCGTCCGCCCAGGTGAACTACCTCAAGAATGAAGCTGACTTCAGCATTCACGGTAACAACAGCGACGCAGTACAGGTCTCGGAATGTCTGGACCGGTTCGGCACCACGGAAGATGAACTCGCGAACTTAGATACGGACTCTCTCTCATCGGGGGCGTTCTTCAAACTATATCGCTCACACAGGCGGTTGTTGAACGCTTACGAGTTCTACGACCTGAAGATCAGCAACGTCGTCGCCGACGCCGAGACGCCGGACGAGACGGTTCGAGCGCTTGTGAACATCCTCAATTACGTTTACAATTCCTACCACGTCGGGGAATACCTGATTCGAGAGGCGGAATCGGACTTCCGAATGCAAATCTTCGAGATTTTGAACGACCGTGGCGTCGATCTGACAAAGATCGACCGTATCAGGGCCGCAGTCGTGAACGCCTTCTTCGATACCGACGTGAAAGACGAGTACGTCGACAAGTGGGAAGACATCGTGGTGGCGTTCGCGACCGATGGTGATGCCATCGACGACTACCTCTCCATCTATCTGAGTATCGTCGACGATGGCATCGACAGGATTGGTGACGCGAGCGCCGAACTGACCAACGCTTTCGACACGCGGAACATCGACTCGGATGTCGTCCCGAGGCTTCGGAATATCGATGAAGCGAAAGCCTTCCTTGACTACGCACACGACCTCATCGACTACTACCAAGATATCACTACGACGGAGCTCGCCGCTGAGGACCTTGAGTTAGCCAGCCACCGAGAGCAGTGTCAAGAAATCCTTGTTCGCCTCAATAACCAACAGATGGACCAGTGGCGGCCATTCGTCCTGGCGCTCTACTATCACACCAATCCTGAATCGGAACGGGATGCAGCACAGTTCTACCGCGTACTAGAGACCATCGAGAAACTCAACTTGCGACGCCTCCTCATCTCTGAACGACCGAGTATTTTCCGCGAGGTCTTCATCGAGACCGTCGAGGAGTTCAATCTCGCACCAACTGCCGATGCCACCCCAGATAGTGTGTACGAGGCTTCTCGAGAGTATCTCATCACCGAAATGCGTTCCTCTACGCCGACGCTGTTCGGCGACCGGTTCATCGATACGGTCGTCCAGACTCAGTCTTGGAGTACCGGAACGGCGCGACTGCTCTTCGGGAAGATCGCCCAGGATCACTTCGACGACAGTAGTCGTGCCGTCGAGCGAGACCTGAACATGGGGAACATCCATCTCGAACACGTCCTCCCACAGACTCCCGTCAGCGACCCGGAAGACCCTACGTGGCTTCGAGAGTTTTTCAAACTCGATTCGGAGCCGGATATCGAGATCGCCTCAGAGATCGAGCGCTACATCGAGCTGGTGCAGCGCTCTGATCTCGACGAAGAGGAGGAGCGACTGAAAGACAACATCTCGGAGTTCATCACGCAGGGGTTCATCGACGATATTGGGAACTTCCTCCTGCTTCGTGACTCCGATAATATCGGAGCGAGCAACCGGCCACTCGCCGAGAAAATGACGCAGTATTACACCGAGATCGACGGTTTCGCGAGTATCTACCCTAATCGGTATTTCACGGCCGAATATGGCAACGTCGACCGCGAACCTCTCGACAAACTCCGTGAGCAGCACGATGGCGGTGACGTTTCGACCGTGGACGCCGATGTAGTGGCATATTTCAATTCATTCTGGACCTATGAGTCACTACAGGACCGACGGGTTGAGCTGCTGTTGGATATTCTAACGACGCTAGGCTTCGAGTCGTTTGAGGATGAGTTCGGGATCGGCTCTGATCAAGAGGAGGTACGCCAAGAAATCCGAGAGAAGACTGACCAAGAGTTTAAGAAACGACTTTCTGTCCGCTCTCTTTGA
- a CDS encoding DUF6293 family protein, with product MTERVHFLPVGFDFDRLILPISKGQMEADRVVLVTHDIENNDDPSRAAELASRLTDRLENSFDLFDVEVERETLEVEKLYQYELLYPEAHDYILNEIVEGNDVYVNISSMPRTTAFAFATAADSIITEYQKEVEEIRNKLHTYYVPPDNYLVLDMIEALEDARDWMKGQESLDVYPQYQNICEILEKVEDGGVTEGAKDMDGQMYVEFPSSPGSDVDDFEKKILNFLRGRDSISSTSSLAEKLAQSLDVEYDESFRSRVQYNVTKLDEKGYVDREKEGNRLETELSTMGRMWVETN from the coding sequence ATGACTGAACGGGTCCACTTCCTGCCGGTTGGATTCGATTTTGACCGGCTCATCCTCCCGATTTCGAAGGGACAGATGGAAGCCGACCGTGTCGTACTCGTGACGCATGATATCGAAAATAACGATGACCCTAGCCGTGCAGCGGAACTCGCGTCGAGATTGACCGATAGACTGGAGAACTCTTTTGACCTTTTCGACGTCGAAGTCGAACGAGAAACATTGGAGGTCGAAAAGTTGTACCAATACGAGCTCCTCTATCCCGAAGCGCACGACTACATCCTCAACGAAATCGTGGAAGGTAACGATGTCTATGTCAACATTTCCTCGATGCCGAGGACCACCGCGTTCGCCTTTGCGACCGCCGCTGACTCAATCATTACTGAGTATCAAAAGGAAGTCGAGGAGATCCGCAATAAGCTCCATACCTACTACGTCCCACCGGATAACTACCTTGTCCTCGATATGATTGAAGCGTTGGAAGATGCCAGAGACTGGATGAAGGGCCAGGAAAGTCTCGATGTCTATCCACAGTACCAGAACATTTGCGAAATCTTGGAGAAGGTTGAGGATGGTGGTGTCACGGAAGGAGCGAAGGATATGGATGGGCAGATGTACGTCGAGTTCCCCTCGTCTCCGGGTAGCGATGTTGACGACTTTGAAAAGAAGATACTGAATTTCCTAAGGGGGAGAGACTCGATATCGTCAACGTCGTCACTGGCTGAGAAACTGGCCCAATCGTTGGATGTCGAGTATGATGAGTCGTTCCGAAGCCGAGTCCAATACAACGTCACGAAACTTGACGAAAAGGGCTATGTGGACCGTGAGAAAGAAGGAAATCGTCTCGAAACCGAGCTGTCGACTATGGGCCGAATGTGGGTTGAAACGAATTAA
- a CDS encoding ATP-binding protein encodes MARRATGTEDEDISGAEFVRRYDLSEVDWKEKWDRIYINEKDKEKLINYGLLEQQLQAASFDQMTLSRHGAVLLSGPPGTGKTTLAKGAAYKLAEEIDREALGLERVVFKQIEVRNLFSSDHGDTPKLVEEAFDRVIKGGQRGHTYQVVLLDEVESLFANRGLLGDTDPMDAIRAVNTALDCLDALSDLDNIYVIATSNQPGAVDSAFVDRTDEQIYIGNPEPKHRRQILEDIFTSLEEAFETQLSPTDEHIETLVRLSDGFSGRRMRKSVLSALARETSTVRDPATLSIDQLLREFKHKREMLDNAGNDYIQLGVTPDQPNDASNDNDQEGATE; translated from the coding sequence ATGGCTCGTCGGGCAACAGGCACTGAAGACGAGGACATATCGGGGGCAGAATTCGTACGCCGGTATGATCTCTCAGAAGTTGACTGGAAGGAGAAATGGGATAGAATATATATTAACGAGAAGGACAAAGAGAAGCTGATCAACTACGGTTTACTGGAACAACAATTACAAGCGGCATCGTTTGATCAGATGACGTTAAGCCGACACGGTGCGGTATTGCTATCAGGACCGCCTGGGACGGGGAAAACAACGCTCGCAAAGGGCGCGGCGTACAAACTCGCCGAGGAAATCGACCGCGAAGCGCTTGGACTTGAGCGCGTCGTGTTCAAGCAGATTGAGGTTAGGAATCTATTTTCGAGTGACCACGGCGATACGCCGAAACTCGTTGAGGAGGCGTTTGACCGGGTGATAAAGGGTGGCCAGCGTGGTCACACCTACCAAGTTGTCCTGCTCGACGAGGTTGAGTCACTATTCGCGAATCGAGGGTTGCTCGGTGACACCGACCCGATGGACGCTATCCGCGCGGTCAACACTGCCCTTGATTGTCTAGACGCGTTATCTGACCTCGACAATATCTATGTCATCGCGACATCGAACCAACCAGGCGCCGTTGACAGTGCATTTGTGGACCGCACAGACGAGCAGATTTATATCGGGAATCCGGAGCCGAAACACCGGCGCCAGATACTTGAAGACATCTTCACCAGCCTCGAGGAGGCATTCGAGACGCAACTGTCGCCAACGGACGAACATATAGAGACGCTGGTCAGGCTTTCGGACGGCTTCTCCGGCCGACGGATGCGAAAGAGTGTCCTCTCAGCTCTGGCCAGAGAGACATCGACGGTTCGGGATCCGGCGACACTCTCAATCGACCAACTGCTTCGCGAGTTCAAACACAAACGGGAGATGCTCGACAACGCCGGCAATGATTACATCCAGCTCGGAGTAACGCCTGACCAACCTAACGACGCAAGCAACGACAACGACCAGGAGGGAGCTACCGAATGA
- a CDS encoding transposase, producing MSSNRLTAVDDDAPALAGAVVYHAGEVCESVDHLWRVLGEVSIPVDGLTDDRQQHKVANGTEPMARVYLYQEIYDLAQSEVADRLENRPSLLKTLELEKAPSQQSLSYAWEQFGEQTKRTLNAAATGIAQEAVDHGVVLEARVPIIPDEDDIEENDDEPTVTREHVRKQGNKIVELARRHAFGEFDSHRADNKVYEDEQILDLFASACLTQGSAHSEGEAGWFLDENDTCDDSTFLRVIKQFAMSADQEVSIPLQEQQIEDIVAFTEVFREYLMDAFDTATENILQTIRYEDPFDDRHVVAAVDFTHVPYHVWPWIDKDEQIPKSTYPPMVSGYVDDGELKHGYTFATITIVGNDVPIILGIEGVKEHSDWEPVDAPADSKADVVARLLSRARRYVDLDEILLDRGFYTRNVRAEINGRGLLYTMPVPKYEPDYEAIEKIESKDGVDAAVNHGVPVGIDGDVDHTAEYLYVPATSDDAEGKYAVFVTNRDHVDPDEIAHVTNSYSRRWDIENQYKSVKAYLPKTSSTDYRVRLFNFTFAALLYNLWRLTDFLVKVGIEREIRSPPIVTARTFVRAVGNFLRKAG from the coding sequence ATGAGTTCTAACCGATTGACGGCAGTCGATGACGACGCCCCCGCGCTCGCGGGGGCGGTCGTCTATCACGCTGGGGAAGTCTGTGAATCAGTGGATCATCTCTGGCGTGTCCTTGGAGAGGTATCGATTCCAGTTGACGGACTCACCGACGACCGCCAGCAACACAAGGTCGCAAACGGCACTGAACCGATGGCTCGGGTGTATCTCTATCAGGAGATCTACGACCTCGCCCAGAGCGAGGTCGCAGATCGCCTCGAAAACCGACCATCACTCCTGAAAACACTTGAATTGGAGAAGGCACCGAGCCAGCAATCACTCTCGTACGCGTGGGAGCAGTTCGGCGAACAGACCAAACGGACGCTTAACGCCGCAGCTACGGGTATCGCACAAGAAGCCGTTGATCATGGCGTCGTGTTGGAAGCACGGGTTCCGATTATCCCAGATGAAGACGATATCGAGGAGAACGATGATGAACCGACCGTAACACGCGAGCACGTTCGAAAGCAGGGGAACAAGATCGTCGAGCTCGCCCGAAGGCACGCCTTCGGCGAGTTCGACTCTCACAGAGCCGATAACAAAGTCTACGAGGACGAACAGATCCTCGATCTGTTCGCCTCGGCATGCCTCACCCAAGGAAGCGCCCATTCTGAAGGCGAAGCTGGCTGGTTTCTCGACGAGAACGACACCTGTGACGATTCGACGTTCCTCCGTGTAATCAAGCAGTTCGCAATGTCGGCTGATCAGGAGGTCTCTATCCCACTCCAAGAGCAACAAATCGAGGATATCGTCGCGTTCACCGAGGTGTTCCGCGAGTATCTCATGGACGCGTTCGATACTGCCACCGAGAACATCCTCCAGACGATACGTTACGAAGATCCATTCGACGACCGCCACGTGGTGGCGGCCGTCGATTTCACGCACGTCCCCTATCACGTCTGGCCGTGGATCGACAAGGACGAACAGATCCCAAAGTCGACGTACCCGCCCATGGTGAGCGGGTACGTCGACGACGGTGAGTTGAAACACGGCTACACGTTCGCGACGATCACAATCGTCGGGAACGACGTTCCGATCATCCTTGGGATTGAGGGCGTCAAGGAACATTCAGACTGGGAACCAGTCGACGCCCCAGCTGACTCGAAAGCAGACGTCGTAGCGCGTCTGCTTTCGAGAGCCCGGCGGTACGTTGATCTCGACGAGATTCTGCTAGATCGTGGCTTCTACACGAGAAACGTCCGTGCAGAGATCAACGGTCGTGGCTTGCTGTACACGATGCCAGTACCGAAGTACGAGCCGGATTACGAGGCCATTGAGAAAATCGAGAGCAAAGACGGGGTAGACGCGGCCGTCAACCACGGCGTCCCCGTCGGGATAGACGGGGACGTCGATCATACTGCAGAATATCTGTACGTTCCAGCCACCAGTGACGACGCTGAAGGCAAGTACGCCGTATTCGTGACCAACCGCGATCACGTCGATCCCGACGAGATCGCTCACGTGACGAACAGCTATAGCCGTCGCTGGGACATCGAAAACCAGTACAAGTCGGTGAAAGCGTACCTCCCCAAGACCTCCTCAACAGACTACCGAGTGCGGTTGTTCAACTTCACGTTCGCAGCGCTACTGTACAATCTGTGGCGACTCACCGACTTTCTGGTGAAAGTCGGCATAGAGCGAGAAATCAGGTCGCCGCCAATCGTGACCGCCAGGACGTTCGTCCGGGCGGTCGGGAACTTTCTCCGGAAAGCCGGGTGA
- a CDS encoding ParA family protein, with protein sequence MSGTSRAVAVGVLKGGFGKTTTAVNLGRELAHRNDRTLLIDLDDNGHMTLNLGHEEAYSAETNHAAEVLLDGADPHQYTVDVVDGLDLFPAHVALEDVQSGLKEATMGTTRLKENLVDEVLESDYEYIIIDCPANRGKLNDNAMYATGNIIIPLRPENGYESGLTNTIQRLVMEAREYFDLDILAVTPTDLSDRIDQDTRDRRLLRELTTRDAVARHVPNYAYLSEDDWDAVDNGDYDGALPGIRHRGAIDNANDAGLPLRDHDSTCDQLTCYDELAQIVEAGEVQR encoded by the coding sequence ATGTCAGGTACCTCACGGGCGGTAGCTGTCGGCGTTTTAAAAGGCGGGTTCGGAAAGACCACGACAGCAGTCAACCTCGGTCGGGAGCTGGCTCACCGCAACGATCGAACGCTCCTGATCGATCTCGACGACAACGGCCACATGACGCTTAACCTCGGTCACGAGGAAGCCTATAGCGCTGAAACAAACCACGCGGCCGAAGTACTACTTGATGGGGCCGATCCACATCAGTACACCGTTGACGTGGTTGATGGCTTAGACCTGTTCCCAGCACACGTCGCGTTGGAGGATGTCCAGTCGGGTCTCAAGGAAGCCACGATGGGGACAACGCGATTGAAAGAAAATCTGGTCGACGAAGTCCTCGAATCAGACTACGAGTACATCATTATCGACTGTCCAGCGAACCGGGGGAAACTCAACGACAATGCGATGTACGCAACTGGGAACATCATCATTCCACTTCGGCCAGAGAATGGCTACGAGAGTGGATTGACGAATACGATTCAGCGACTCGTAATGGAGGCACGAGAGTACTTTGACCTGGATATTCTCGCTGTTACACCAACGGATCTCTCGGATCGCATCGACCAGGATACTCGGGACCGCCGTCTCCTGCGCGAGTTGACTACGCGCGACGCAGTCGCTCGTCATGTTCCGAACTATGCGTATCTCTCCGAGGATGACTGGGATGCTGTTGACAACGGCGACTATGACGGTGCTCTCCCAGGAATCCGACACCGGGGGGCAATCGATAATGCGAACGATGCAGGTCTCCCGCTGCGTGACCACGACTCGACGTGTGATCAATTGACGTGCTATGATGAACTCGCTCAGATTGTGGAGGCTGGGGAGGTGCAGCGCTGA